The window CGCGATACGGCGCTGGAGCTGTTCACCCACGGCAGCGCCTGGTTTTCCTCCGAACAAGGCAAGAAAGGCCAGATCAAGGTCGGGCAACTGGCGGATCTGATTGCACTGTCGGCGGACTACTTCCACATCGACGATGAAGCGATCAAATGGATCGAGTCGGTGTTGACCATCGTCGACGGCAAGATCGTCTATGGCGCCGTCGAGTTCGAAAAACTCGGGCCGCCGCCCGTGCCGGTGGTGCCGGAATGGTCGCCCGTGGCCAAGGTGCCAGGCCATTGGAAGCCCATGGCGCCGCTGACGGCGCAGATGCATCAATGCGTCGGCGCGTGCGCGGTGCATGCGCATAGTCATGAGCGGGCACGGTTGTCGTCAGCCCCTGTCAGTGATTTCCAGGGATTCTGGGGGGCGTTTGGCTGTTCCTGTTTCGCGTTTTGAACAAAGACCTCACCAACACCGACTATCCCCTGTGGGAGCGGGCTTGCTCGCGAACGCGTCTTGTCAGCCGACATCAATGCTGAATGACAGGATGCCTTCGCGAGCAAGCCCGCTTCCACAGGGGTACTGCATCGACTTCTCAAACTGTATAAGCCGTCGCGAACCCATCCATCCCCTTCGTTCGCTACCGCCGCCATCGCAAACTCGTCTAAAAAACTGTTAGTTCTTACAGGTGCCAGTACGAGTGCGTCCGCTCTACTCTTTCAACTGACAAGCAAGCCGGAATGGTTTGACCCAAATCAACTTCCAGCGCCTGTAATTCCCGCACGATAACTTGCATCGAAGGCCAATGAAGGCCCAGTCGAGGCCGATGGCCAGTGGTGATTATTCATCCAGGCATTGTCGGTGACCGGGGCGCCAGCGCACTCGACTGGGCCATCACCCATAAGCTGACCCGTTGGGGTGTCACTGCGCTGCAAGCCGTGGAAGAAATGGATGCCGGGCCGGTCTGGTCCACCTGCGAGTTCAACCTGCCCCAAGGTCTGCGCAAATCCGAGCTGTACAACGGCCCGGTCAGTGATGCGGCGGTCCGCTGTATTCTTGATGTCGTGGACAAATTCATCGACGGTTATGTGCCGGTACCTTTCTCGCGGTGCGTGACGACGCGGTCTTGGTCGCCACCGGCGATCGCAGTGTGTGGATCGGTTCGTTGCGCCGCAAACCCCGGCCCGGCGAAGAAACCTTCAAACGTCCGGCCCGGCACGTACTGGCTGCACAGCTGAACGACGTGCCCATCCTCCACGGATCGATCGCCTCAACCCCTGACACCGAAACCTATCAACCGATCCGCTACCGTGAATCAGGGCCTGTCGGTGAGCTGACCTTCGAGTTTTACAACGGCGCCATGAGCACCGAGCAATGCCAGCGACTGGTCACCGCTCTGAGCTGGGCCAAATCCCGAGCCACCCAGGTGCTGCTGATCAAGGGCAGGCGCGGCAGTTTCTCCAACGGCGTGCACCTCAACGTGATCCAGGCCGCCGAGGCGCCAGGACTGGAGGCCTGGGCCAATATCCAGGCGATCGACGACGTCTGCGAGGAATTGCTCAGTGCCCGGCAATTGGTGGTCAGCGGTCTGACGGGCTGTGCCGGAGCCGGGGGCGTGATGCTCGCGCCGGCCGCCGATTTTGTCTTCGCCCGAGCGGATATCGTGCTCAACCCGCACTACAAAACCATGGGGCTGTATGGCTCCGAATACCGGACCTACAGCCTGCCCCGCGCCGTCGGCCCACAGATGGCGGAAAAACTCTGCGAGGAGTGCCTGCCGGTCAGCGCGACCCAGGCGATGCAACTGGGCATGGTTCAGGAGATCGGCCCACGCTGCCCGGAGGCGTTTGGCGTATGGTTGTTGCAACGGGCGGGCAATGCGCTGACCGATCCGGCCTATGCCGCTGTGCGCGAGCGCAAGAACCGGCTCGACACTCAACTTCTGCAGCATTGCAGAAATGCCGAGCTGGAGGAGATGGAACTGGACATGGTGCACAACCGCAGCCAATTTGCCGAGAAGTGCCGTCACTTTGTGTTCAAGCGCAAGGCGTGTGGCACCCCGATGCGACTGGTGGCGCAGTGGGCACGCCAGCGCAGTCGGACGCAGCCGTTCGCCGCGGCAACCTGAGCCGGCCCGCGTATATCCGTTTACAATGCCGGCACTTCCCGCACCGGCCTGCCCATGGACATCGATCTCGCTCGCACCTTCCTGGAAATTGTCCGTCACGGCAGCCTGGCTGCCGCGGCTGAAAAACTCCACGTCACCCAGACCGCAATCACGGCGCGCGTGCAAAAACTCGAGAGCCAATTGGGCAGCACGCTGTTCGTGCGCAACCGCGCCGGGGCGCGGCTGACGCCCAATGGCGAGGCGTTTGTGGTGTACGCCAATCAACTGGTCGAAACCTGGGAAGCCGCGCGTCGGGACTTGCCGTTGCCCGAGGGTTATCACGACGTGCTGCACATCGGCGGCGAGGTCAGTCTGTGCAACCCGCTGATGCTCAGTTGGGCCGGCGAATTGCGCGAGAAGATTCCCAGCCACGCGTTGCGCATGGAAATCCGCGATGGCGAGACGCTGTTGCGGCAACTGGAACTGGGAGTGCTGGACGCAGCGCTGGTCTATCAGCCGGAATACTGGCCGCGCCTGCAAGTCGAGCAGATCCTCGAAGAAAAACTCATCCTCGTACGCCTCGCCGGGCGATCCGATCCTTACGTGTATATCGACTGGGGTCCGGATTTCCGCCGCCAACACGATGCCGCCCTGCCGGAAAAAGCCAAGGCTGCCTTGAGCTTCAACCTCGGTCCGCTGGCCCTGCAATACATCCTGGAAAACGGCGGCAGCGGTTACTTCCGCACCCGCGTGGTCCAGAGCTACCTGGAAAGCGGCGTGCTGGAGCCCGTGCCCAAAGCTCCGGAATTCAGCTACCCGACCTACCTGGTCTACTCGCGCGATCGCGACTCGACGACCCTTCAACGGGCCTTCGACTTATTGCGTGAAGTGATCAAGACCGACGACGACTGGTCCCAACGCTGGAACCCGCTGACCTGATACACCGGATCATGGCGCTTGTGTCATCCAGGTTTGCCCGAGGCTGCGCGGGCAGATCAGCTAATCTGCTGGTGATAACAATAACCAGAGGTGACCGCAGTGAGGCAGACCACCCAGGCATTTCGCGACCGCTATCGCGCTGACATTCATCCGCTCTACAACCCCTGGCTGCACGGCACCTTTGTGCTGCTGTTCGGCGTGCTGGCCATCGGCGGGTTCTGGAGCACCGTGCATCAGGTCCAGCCGCTGGAATGGCTGGCGGTGCCGTTGACGCTGCTGTTCTTCAATTTCGGCGTG is drawn from Pseudomonas sp. 31-12 and contains these coding sequences:
- a CDS encoding LysR family transcriptional regulator, with the protein product MDIDLARTFLEIVRHGSLAAAAEKLHVTQTAITARVQKLESQLGSTLFVRNRAGARLTPNGEAFVVYANQLVETWEAARRDLPLPEGYHDVLHIGGEVSLCNPLMLSWAGELREKIPSHALRMEIRDGETLLRQLELGVLDAALVYQPEYWPRLQVEQILEEKLILVRLAGRSDPYVYIDWGPDFRRQHDAALPEKAKAALSFNLGPLALQYILENGGSGYFRTRVVQSYLESGVLEPVPKAPEFSYPTYLVYSRDRDSTTLQRAFDLLREVIKTDDDWSQRWNPLT